A region of the Bacteroidales bacterium genome:
ATTTGTTTGGGTTTTGACAGTTGTTTTACCATACAAAACAATCTTTCTTCTGTTGGGAATTTTCGTTTTTGCTTCAGGACTTTATATGCTTATTAAAGATCCATTGAAAATAACGAAAGAGTATCAGGTGAAAAAGTTGGTAATTAAGAAGAAATATTGGCTTTATTATGTTTTAAATTTTATGACGGGAGCAAGGAGACAAGTGTTTACGGTTTTTGCCATATTTCTGTTGGTAGAGCGTTTTGAGCTTGGTGTTTCTACAGTTGCAGGGATATATGTCGTAAACTATGCTCTAACATTTTTGTTAAATCCGCAAATATCGAAAGCGATTGATAAATACGGCGAGCGTGTTGTGCTATCGTTAGAAAGCATTAGCCTTATAGTTGTGTTTTTGGGCTATGCTTTTATTCCAAATGTTTATGTGGTTGTTGGTTTGTTTATGCTTGACAGTGTTTTTATGAATTTCAGTATTGGTATTAATACATATTTGCAGAAAACTGCTGATAAAAAGGATTTAGGTTCCTTGACAGCTGTTGGATTTACTATAAACCACATATCAGCAGTTATCATCCCCCTTTTTGGAGGCGCGCTATGGCTTATAGACAGAAAACTGCCCTTTTTGATTGGGGCGGGGCTGACTGTGGTTTCGTTTATGTTTATACGGAAAATAAAGGTAAAAGCAATTAGCAATGTGCAATGAACAATTAACAATTAGTACACAGAGTATCAATCAATTGCCACGATTTTTAAGTCGTTGATAAGGTTGACACAAATATTTTTTGGGCTTAAGCCCTTAATCAATTAGCAATTAGTAATGCTTGCACTGAACGATGCCGAAGTGTGCAATGAACAGTTGAACGTGGGTGATATGGATTTGATGTTAGTGCGAGTGTTTTGGATGTAGAGACGGAGCATGCTCCGTCTCTACGTTGAAAACATTGCCTACGCGAACAATGTACAATCTACAGTATTGAATCTCCTTGCCCTAAAAGGCACGGATATTGAAATGCGGTTTGTGGGTTTAACTGCTTAAAACTCAGCGTTTTTTGGTGTTCTTGGAAATGGAATCACGTCACGGATATTGCCCATTCCTGTTACAAATAGCATTAGCCGTTCGAAGCCCAAACCATAGCCCGAGTGAACAACAGTGCCAAATCTGCGTGTATCTAAGTACCACCACATTGACTCAATTGGAATGTTCATCTCTTTCATTCGTGTGGTTAGTTTGTCTAAATCCTCTTCACGTTGTGAGCCTCCGATAATTTCGCCGATTTGTGGAAACAGAACGTCCATAGCGGCAACTGTTTTGCCATCAGGGTTTTGCTTCATGTAAAATGCTTTTATCTCTTTCGGATAATCGGTAAGAATAACAGGTTTTTTGAAATGCTTTTCTACTAAATATCTCTCATGTTCGGATTGTAGGTCGGCTCCCCACTCTTTGATTGGGTAGGCGAAACGGTTTTTCTTTTGGTCGGGGCTGTTTTTTAAAATATCGATAGCCTCGGTGTAGGTAATTCTCTCGAACTTATTGTCTAAAACAAACCTTAATTTTTCCCTTAAAGTCATTGCAGAGCGTTCGTTTTGGGGCTTCTCTTTCTCTTCGTTGATTAAACGTTGTTCAAGAAATTCCAAATCTTCTGCGCAATTGTCTAAAGCATACTGTACCAAGTATTTAAGCATATCTTCGGCTAAATCCATATTGTCGTGGATATCGGCGAAAGCTACTTCTGGTTCAATCATCCAGAATTCGGCTAAGTGGCGGCTTGTGTTTGAGTTTTCAGCTCTAAACGTTGGTCCGAAGGTATAAATTTGCGATAGAGCTAAAGCAGCAAGTTCACCCTCTAATTGTCCGCTAACTGTGAGGTATGTTTCGCGACCAAAGAAATCTTCACTCCAATCTATCTCTTTTTGAGGTGTGCGAGGTGGATTATTTATGTCGAATGTGGTCACTTGGAACATTTCTCCTGCCCCTTCGCAGTCACTGGCTGTAATTATTGGCGTATGAACGTTGTAAAAACCACGGTCATTGAAAAACTTGTGTATTGCAAATATCATGTGGTGTCGAACTCTGCTAATTGCGCCAAACAGATTGGTTCGGAATCGCAGATGAGCGTTCTCTCTTAAAAACTCTAAAGAGTGGCGTTTTGCCTGCATAGGGTATAAGTCGGGGTCAGAGTCGCCCAAAACTTCGATTTTTATGGCTTGTACCTCATTTTTTTGACCTTTCCCCATTGACTCCACTAACTTGCCCACAACAGAAATAGATGTGCCTGTGTGGATACGGCTAAATATATCTTCATTAATTGTAGAAAAATCGGCAACAATTTGTGCATTACGTAAACACGAACCATCGTTAAGAGCGATAAAGGCTACGTTTTTGCTTACGCGGACAGTTCTAACCCATCCCATTACAACAACTTCACTTCCAAAATCTTCGGAGTTTGTTAGTTCTGAAACTTTTATTCTTTTCATATTTTTATTCTTTTTTCGTTAAAAGGTTGTAATGTAGAGACGGAGCATGCTCCGTCTCTACTTAGTGTGTTTTATTTATAGGGGTTTATCTTGTTATGATAATTCCCATTCACAACCATCTTTTGTATCTTTTAATGTTATTCCAATATTGAGCATTTGGTCTCTAATTTTGTCAGAAGTGGCATAATCTTTTCTTGCTTTTGCCTCACTTCGCAGTTGAATCATCATTGAAACCAATTGATTAATTCGTTCACGATCGTTGCTGTTTTCATCAGAGGCTTTTAATCCTAAAATATCGTAAACAAAGGTGTTAATTGTTTTCTTTAAAATCTCTTTATCTCCTTTGGTAATTTTTAATGTACCGTCTGCTATACTGTTAATTGCTTTGGCTGCGTTGAAAAGGTGCGATATTAAAATTGGAGAATTAAGATCGTCAAGAATCGCTTCCCAGCACTCATCACGGAGCTTTTGAACTTCGTAAGTTGAAGAAGTTGACTCAGGTAAATTGTTTATTCTGTTTACTGCACGCATTAAGCGTTCAAGACCCTTTTCGGCTGCCTGTAATCCCTCGTTGCTAAAATCGAGAGTGTTGCGATAGTGGCTTTGCAAGACGAAAAATCGAATGGTCATTGGGTCGTAAGCCTTTTCTAACAGAGTGTGTTCGCCGCTGAAAAGCTCTGTAAGTTTTATAACGTTGTTATAGCTTTTACCCATTTTTTTGCCGTTAATGGTAATCATGTTGTTATGAACCCAATATCTTGCCATAACCTTTCCGCTGTGGCAGACACTGCTTTGTGCAATCTCGCTCTCGTGGTGTGGAAACTGCAAATCCATTCCTCCGCCGTGAATATCGAACTGATCTCCCAAATATTTATGGCTCATTGCCGAGCACTCAATATGCCATCCGGGGAACCCTTCGCCCCAAGGACTTTGCCAACGCATAATATGTTCGGCGGGTGCTTTTTTCCATAGTGCAAAATCAGCTTTATTGCGTTTTTCGTCTTGTCCGTCGAGTTCGCGCGTTGTCTCTAACATATCTTCCAAAACTCTGCCACTTAACTTGCCATAAGGTACTTCGGACTTATATTCGGCAACATATTTTTTCAGATCGAAATAAACGTTTCCATTGATTTCGTAGGCGTACCCTTCCGCCAGAATTTTTTTAATCATCTCGATTTGTTCGATAATATGCCCTGTAGCTGTTGGTTCGATCGTTGGGTCGATATTGTTAAACTGTCGCATTGCCCAATGAAACAGATTGGTATATTTTGTAACCAACTCCATTGGCTCAAGCTTTTCGAGTATGGCTTTACTACTAATTTTATCTTCCCCCTCGCGTCCCTCTTCCTCGAAATGCCCTGCATCAGTTATGTTTCTCACATATCGAACTTTGTTTCCCATGTGCGTTAACAATCTGTAAAGCAAATCGAATGTGATATAAGGGCGAGCATGTCCCAAATGGCTTTCCCCGCTAACCGTAGGTCCGCAGACGTACATTCCAACGTGACCTTTGGTTATCGACTCAAACTTCTCTTTTTTGCGACTTAGCGTGTTGTATAAAACCAAATCCATAGTAAAAATTCCTCTGTTTAAAATTTTGTGCAAAGATACAGTTTTGTTAATTAAATGTTTGAATAATATTCTTAACAGTCTCTATTTTTTCATCAAGTAATTTGCGTGATTTTGCTTCGGCTATAAAACGCAAGTATGGTTCAGTATTCGATGGGCGTATATTGAACCACCAATCGGGGAATTCAACACGGTATCCGTCAAAATCCATTATAGCTGTTGGCGTTTCGAGTTTGATGAAATGGTTTTTTACAGCATCCATAGCCTCTTTTTTCTTGTCGATTTTGAAATTTATTTCGCCCGAATTGGCATAGGTTTCAATTTTCGCAATTGCTTGTGAAAAGGTGACTCCTTGTTGCTTGAATTTTTTTATTACATTCATAATCAATATACAAGCCAATAAGCCCGAGTCGGAATAGAAAAAATCGCGAAAATAGTAGTGTCCTGCTAACTCTCCGCCGTAGATACCGTTAATTTCGCGTAATTTAGGAGCAGCAAAGGCGCGACCAACACGCCATGTGTGCATTTTTCCACCCATTGGCAAAAGATACTCCCCAACAGCCTTTGATGTACGAATATCCTGAATAACGTACCCTTTTTCGCCTCGCTCCTCCAAAAAGTAATGACCTAAGAGTGCTATCATAAGGTCTGGCGATACAAAACGGCTATTCTCATCGACGAACATAACTCTGTCACCATCGCCATCGAAGATTATTCCCAAATCGCTTTTGTTTTCTTTAACAGCTTTTTGCAAATCGACAACATTTTTTAAATCTAGCGGATTCGGCGCGTGGTTTGGAAACGTTCCGTCGATATCTTCGTACAGAAATTTTGGGGAATTGCCAAAAATATCGCGAATAAGTAAGCCTGCCATTCCGTTTGAACAATCAATTGTGACGTTCATTTCTGAATAATCGGTTATGTACTGTTTCAAAAAGCTTAGATATTGCTCTTTGACCTCAAAATCAACTATTTTACCCTTTTGTTTTGCAGGGGTTATTGGGGCGTCTTCGGTGATTTTATCTCTTATTATGTTTAATCCGGTGTCTAATCCAACAGGGAGGGCGTTTTCGCGCGAAACTTTCATTCCATTATACTCACGTGGATTGTGCGAGGCTGTAATCTGCACTGATGCTTTAAAACCATGTTTGGCTGTGGCAAAATATACCATTGGCGTGGTAGACAAGCCAATGTTATAAACATCGGCACCTGCATCGACAATGCCTCTACTCAGATATTCATATATTTCGGGCGATGATGTGCGAGCATCGCGTCCTACTAATACCTTGTTGGTTTTTAGCAAGTTAACCAAATGGAATCCTATTTTGTATGCATCGTCACGATTAAAATCTCTGTTATATACCCCTCTGATATCGTATGCGTGAAATGCTCCCATAATTTTTACGTTTAATAATGATTTTAATTCAAGTTTAGGAATGACAAAGTTAGTGATTATTTGCTTCGGCTTGTAGGATATTGTATGAATATTAGTTGTGTGTGGGCTTGAAATGGCAATCATTATACGAAAAGTTTTTCATTTGTTATAATATAATTAATTCAAACAAAAATCAATTATGTTTGTTTGTCTTATTCTTAAAAACATTTGTAATTGTGATTGGTCTTACTTTTTTATTATTTTAATATCAAAATACTGATTTTGTATAAGACTCGTATTGTTATGACGTGAATATGAGATATTCATCTACTAAAATAGTTGGTTAACATTTAAAAAAGTGCAACTTATAAAATATGCATAAAGAGCTAAAATATAATACCAATAAGCGCAAATGTAAGATATACAGTGATTTGCAGGTAAATATACTACAGATTGTTTTTTTTATTTAAGGTTTTGGAGAAACACCAAAACACCTTAGTTGTCATAAATATTTGCTAATATTGCAGGGGAGTGCTTTTTATTTAATTTAACTTATTTAAACATTTATATTATGAGTGATTTAACATTTTTTCTTATTCTAATGTTTGCTGCAATTATAACGGTAGTTCCTGTGTTGTTGGTAGTGTTTCGTAAATCGTTTCTAAGAATAGCTTTTGTAGTAATTGCTTTTATAATTGTACTTACTGCCATTGCTGGTTATGTTGCGCCTGTTTTTGGTAATTGGGTGATGTGGATAACGATACCCTCGATTATAACAATTGGATTTACAGCTTTTTTTATTATTTTACGTATGGTGCAAAAACCTATACGTGAGCTTATTTCGGCAATGGAGGAGCTGGCAAACACTGGAGACTTCACAGTGCGCGCTTCTAAAAGCTTTACCCAGCGTATTGATGAAATAGGTCAGTTAACACGTGCATTTGAGGGAGTGGTGATAGAGACTCACAAAATTTTGCAGGAAAGTAATAATGTATCGCACACGCTAATTGAAGCGAGCGAACAGTTTAAAGTCCAATCTAATTATATTGCAACCAGAGCAAACGATCAATCTGCGTCTACTGAGCAAATTTCGTCGGCAATGGAAGAGATGTCTAGCAACATAAATCAAAACTTAGAAAATGCAAATCAAAGTGCCAATGTTGGGAAGCAGGTAAACGTTGAAGTGAAAGAGGTTAGTGAGGCGTTTAATAGAACCTCAAAGGCAATGGATCACATTCGCGAAAAGACAGTCAATGTAAGTGAAATAGCCCGTAAAATTAATGTATTAGCAATAAACGCAGCAATTGAAGCTGCCAGAGCCGGAGAGTATGGAAGAGGTTTTGCAGTGGTAGCGGCTGAAGTGCGACATTTGGCTGACCAAAGTCAAAAGGCATCTAATGAGATTGATGGTATTTCACAAGAAAGTGCCAAAGCTGTGGAGGAGATGGGGTTGAAGCTTGATACCGTTGTGCCAAATATACAAAAGGTTGTTGCCATGATTAATGAAATTGCAGCAGCGAGTGGAGAGCAACGACAAGGAGCTGAACAGATTAGCACCGCGCTAAACCAGTTAGTGCAGATTACTAACGAAAACTCAAGTACCTCGGAAGAGCTTAGCGCAGGAGCTGAACAGTTGGTTGATTTGGCGAACACCATGGGGCAGACGCTGACTAGGTTTACAATATAACGCAAACAGATAATAAAAATTAAACAATTAAGTTACACCGCATAGGCATAAATGCTTTTGCGGTGTTTTTTTGTCTGTATGTTACATCGCAGCAGTTGAGACGCCATGCTATGGTGTCTATACAAAAAAACGTGTATTATTTTTAATTTTTTTGATTAAAAATGTTCTAATTATCATTATCAGGTTGTATATTGTAGGGCATTAATCAAAACATTAGAGTTATGTCGAAAAATAAAAACAAAAATGGTGAAGCCAAGAGTCATAAAAAAGCTTCTGAGGGTAACGATAACAAAGATTTGCATTATGAGGTAGTTACCGATAAAAAAAAGATAGATAATAAGTTTTATGAAGAGGAGCTTTACAAGCTTCAAATAGAGATGATAAAGCTTCAGGAATGGGTAAAAGCTAAGAAGCTTAAAGTAGTTGTGATATTCGAGGGGCGCGATGCAGCGGGCAAAGGAGGGGCTATTAGCACTATTGTACAGAGGTTGAATCCTCGGTTTTGTAGGGTAGTTGCTTTAGGGATACCAACAGAAAAAGAGAAAACACAATGGTATTTTCAACGATATGTTCAACATTTGCCAGCAGCTGGGGAAATGGTATTGTTTGACAGAAGTTGGTATAATAGAGCGGGTGTAGATCGTGTCATGGGTTTTTGTACAGAGGAGGAATATCTTGAGTTTTTGCGTTCTTGTCCCGAATTTGAGCGCATGTTGGTACGCTCGGGTATTAAGTTAATAAAATATTGGTTTTCAGTCAGCGATGAAGAGCAAGAGCGTAGGTTTAAATCAAGAAATGAAGATCCCGTAAAACGTTGGAAACTAAGCCCTATGGATATTGAATCTCGAAACCGATGGGTTGAATATTCAAAAGCTAAAGATACTATGTTTGCTCACACCGACATTAAACAAGCTCCTTGGTATGTTGTAGTGGCTGATGATAAGAAGAGAGCAAGACTTAACTGTATTCATCATCTTTTGCAACAAGTTGATTATGAAGACATAACTCCTCCGCCAATAACATTGCCAAAACGTGTTGACGACGGAGCATATGTCAGACCTCCAATTACAGACCAAAATTTTGTGCCAGATGTTTATTGAATGTCATTAAAAGTCCCAATAGAAGTTATGTAGAGATGTTCTAATTCCGAAGACAATTAATTTCTGCTGTCTGTTAATAGTAGACGAAGTTTCGTTTCGTACAATTATTCCGGTATAAACGTTTAGGTTGTATGCAGGATTAATTAAGAAAGAAACAGTTGCATTTAGGATTTTTAAATTAACCTCATCAGCTTGGAAGAACTTGTTGCCATAATTTTGAGCGTAAGTAGAGTAAGGCAAAAACAGGTTGTTTCCGTAATTTAAGTTTGCGGTATCGGCTCCGTGTTTTGCAAATATTAATTGAACATCAAAAAAGAGGCGTTTATATCCGTATCGCAAGAAAGTAACAGCTTCGGCAAAATTTGATCCTAAAGGATGTGCAAGAGGTTGATTAAAGTGTGTATAGTTTGTAACGGGGTCGTGTGAATACATAAATGGTCTAACCACGTTCAGCTCGGTTTGAAAATCTAATCGTTCAACACTAAAAAGGTCGTAAGATTTTAACCCGGCTTGAATACCCCATTTATTACCGTGCCAACCATCTCTTTTTCTTAATTCACTTATTTTAAATTCATCGAACACTAATTGTCCGTACAGAGCTGTTTTTTTTAGTAAAGTAATCTTACCTGCAGCTCCAACTATAATATTATCAGGCGATCCAACACACCACTCAACAGGTCGTAGATAAATTACTGGATTGGCGTAATGAATATCGAATCCACGATGCCCCCTTATTGAGTCTTGATCGCGCCATATAACGGCTTCAAAAAGACTTAAGTTTAGCCATTGTGTTACATTCCAACTCAAGTATTGAAAAGCACCCCATTTTTTTGTGTTCATGGCTACATCTGGCCTACTGTCGCGTAAATGCTGAAACTGTGCCCAAAGGTTTACATATTTAATCTGCCAAATATCTGTTGTGATTTTGAAATGTGGATAGTTAAATGAATTGTCCGACAGCAATAGCGAACGATATCCATCTCCAAAAAAGTTTTTACCTGTACCTAATTGAAAGTTAAAGTATTTTGAGGGGCTGTAAGAGATGTAGGCGTCTGAAAAATAGTAGTCGTAACCATTTGGCTTTTGCTTAAAAATTTTTGAAAGTCCTTGACCCGGGATTACTCTTTGAGTTAATTGTTTTATCCTGTCATTTCTCAAATCGTTAAACATAGCCTGATTTTCCAAAAATTGGGTTCCCATAGCAAAATTGTCTCCAATCCCAGCCCTGATAAATATTCCACGTGTATTAACCCAGCTTTTTTGATCATAGTCGTTATCAAATCCTAGTTCTAGATTTATTGCGGGGTCAATACTAAACTCAAAATGCTTATATTTTTTTTTAATGAGGCTCTTATTAAATACTATATCCCAAATTTTCTTTGTGGTCTCAATCTGCAACACATCATCATAATTTGATATTGTATCAGTTTGATTTTTTAAATATGGTTTTATGGCAGTATGGAAACGTGAATCAGAGTTATATAAATCACGCTCAATATGTTGGTATGAGTGGTTGAAAATTAAATTGTAGGGTTGTTGTGCATTTAAGTAAG
Encoded here:
- a CDS encoding MFS transporter; the protein is MGHLRQNPMYKYLMMLVITASAGLQGWTVLYTNFAKEVAGVNGFQMGVLQSVRELPGFLTFLAIYVMLVVREHRLSAWSVMLMGFGIAITGFFTSFGGIIFATLVMSIGFHFFETTNKSLTVQHFNQSDTATVFARLRGYGALANIAVGAFVWVLTVVLPYKTIFLLLGIFVFASGLYMLIKDPLKITKEYQVKKLVIKKKYWLYYVLNFMTGARRQVFTVFAIFLLVERFELGVSTVAGIYVVNYALTFLLNPQISKAIDKYGERVVLSLESISLIVVFLGYAFIPNVYVVVGLFMLDSVFMNFSIGINTYLQKTADKKDLGSLTAVGFTINHISAVIIPLFGGALWLIDRKLPFLIGAGLTVVSFMFIRKIKVKAISNVQ
- the asnS gene encoding asparagine--tRNA ligase — encoded protein: MKRIKVSELTNSEDFGSEVVVMGWVRTVRVSKNVAFIALNDGSCLRNAQIVADFSTINEDIFSRIHTGTSISVVGKLVESMGKGQKNEVQAIKIEVLGDSDPDLYPMQAKRHSLEFLRENAHLRFRTNLFGAISRVRHHMIFAIHKFFNDRGFYNVHTPIITASDCEGAGEMFQVTTFDINNPPRTPQKEIDWSEDFFGRETYLTVSGQLEGELAALALSQIYTFGPTFRAENSNTSRHLAEFWMIEPEVAFADIHDNMDLAEDMLKYLVQYALDNCAEDLEFLEQRLINEEKEKPQNERSAMTLREKLRFVLDNKFERITYTEAIDILKNSPDQKKNRFAYPIKEWGADLQSEHERYLVEKHFKKPVILTDYPKEIKAFYMKQNPDGKTVAAMDVLFPQIGEIIGGSQREEDLDKLTTRMKEMNIPIESMWWYLDTRRFGTVVHSGYGLGFERLMLFVTGMGNIRDVIPFPRTPKNAEF
- a CDS encoding cysteine--tRNA ligase: MDLVLYNTLSRKKEKFESITKGHVGMYVCGPTVSGESHLGHARPYITFDLLYRLLTHMGNKVRYVRNITDAGHFEEEGREGEDKISSKAILEKLEPMELVTKYTNLFHWAMRQFNNIDPTIEPTATGHIIEQIEMIKKILAEGYAYEINGNVYFDLKKYVAEYKSEVPYGKLSGRVLEDMLETTRELDGQDEKRNKADFALWKKAPAEHIMRWQSPWGEGFPGWHIECSAMSHKYLGDQFDIHGGGMDLQFPHHESEIAQSSVCHSGKVMARYWVHNNMITINGKKMGKSYNNVIKLTELFSGEHTLLEKAYDPMTIRFFVLQSHYRNTLDFSNEGLQAAEKGLERLMRAVNRINNLPESTSSTYEVQKLRDECWEAILDDLNSPILISHLFNAAKAINSIADGTLKITKGDKEILKKTINTFVYDILGLKASDENSNDRERINQLVSMMIQLRSEAKARKDYATSDKIRDQMLNIGITLKDTKDGCEWELS
- a CDS encoding phosphomannomutase/phosphoglucomutase; its protein translation is MGAFHAYDIRGVYNRDFNRDDAYKIGFHLVNLLKTNKVLVGRDARTSSPEIYEYLSRGIVDAGADVYNIGLSTTPMVYFATAKHGFKASVQITASHNPREYNGMKVSRENALPVGLDTGLNIIRDKITEDAPITPAKQKGKIVDFEVKEQYLSFLKQYITDYSEMNVTIDCSNGMAGLLIRDIFGNSPKFLYEDIDGTFPNHAPNPLDLKNVVDLQKAVKENKSDLGIIFDGDGDRVMFVDENSRFVSPDLMIALLGHYFLEERGEKGYVIQDIRTSKAVGEYLLPMGGKMHTWRVGRAFAAPKLREINGIYGGELAGHYYFRDFFYSDSGLLACILIMNVIKKFKQQGVTFSQAIAKIETYANSGEINFKIDKKKEAMDAVKNHFIKLETPTAIMDFDGYRVEFPDWWFNIRPSNTEPYLRFIAEAKSRKLLDEKIETVKNIIQTFN
- a CDS encoding methyl-accepting chemotaxis protein — translated: MSDLTFFLILMFAAIITVVPVLLVVFRKSFLRIAFVVIAFIIVLTAIAGYVAPVFGNWVMWITIPSIITIGFTAFFIILRMVQKPIRELISAMEELANTGDFTVRASKSFTQRIDEIGQLTRAFEGVVIETHKILQESNNVSHTLIEASEQFKVQSNYIATRANDQSASTEQISSAMEEMSSNINQNLENANQSANVGKQVNVEVKEVSEAFNRTSKAMDHIREKTVNVSEIARKINVLAINAAIEAARAGEYGRGFAVVAAEVRHLADQSQKASNEIDGISQESAKAVEEMGLKLDTVVPNIQKVVAMINEIAAASGEQRQGAEQISTALNQLVQITNENSSTSEELSAGAEQLVDLANTMGQTLTRFTI
- the ppk2 gene encoding polyphosphate kinase 2 — its product is MSKNKNKNGEAKSHKKASEGNDNKDLHYEVVTDKKKIDNKFYEEELYKLQIEMIKLQEWVKAKKLKVVVIFEGRDAAGKGGAISTIVQRLNPRFCRVVALGIPTEKEKTQWYFQRYVQHLPAAGEMVLFDRSWYNRAGVDRVMGFCTEEEYLEFLRSCPEFERMLVRSGIKLIKYWFSVSDEEQERRFKSRNEDPVKRWKLSPMDIESRNRWVEYSKAKDTMFAHTDIKQAPWYVVVADDKKRARLNCIHHLLQQVDYEDITPPPITLPKRVDDGAYVRPPITDQNFVPDVY